A window of Anomalospiza imberbis isolate Cuckoo-Finch-1a 21T00152 chromosome 4, ASM3175350v1, whole genome shotgun sequence contains these coding sequences:
- the ANXA5 gene encoding annexin A5 has product MAKYTRGTVTAFVPFDARADAEALRKAMKGLGTDEETVLTILTTRNNAQRQEIASAFKTLFGRDLVDDLKSELTGKFETLMVSLMRPAYIFDAHTLKHAIKGAGTNEKVLTEILASRTPAEVQTIKQVYQQEYEADLEDKIIGETSGHFQRLLVVLLQANRDPDVGVDEALVEQDAQVLFRAGELKWGTDEEKFITILGTRSVSHLRRVFDKYMTISGFQIEETIDRETSGDLEKLLLAVVKCIRSVPAYFAETLYYSMKGAGTDDDTLIRVMVSRSEVDLLDIRREFRKNFAKSLYQMIQKDTSGDYRKALLLLCGGDDD; this is encoded by the exons TACACGAGAGGCACCGTGACAGCCTTCGTTCCTTTTGATGCCAGAGCTGATGCGGAAGCCCTTCGTAAGGCCATGAAGGGATTGG GGACTGATGAAGAAACCGTGCTGACGATCCTCACCACCAGAAACAATGCTCAGCGTCAAGAAATAGCTTCTGCCTTTAAAACCTTATTTGGCAgg GATCTTGTGGATGACCTGAAATCAGAACTTACTGGCAAGTTTGAGACCTTGATGGTGTCTCTGATGAGACCAGCGTACATTTTTGATGCTCATACACTGAAGCATGCCATCAAG ggagcaggaacCAATGAGAAAGTGTTGACTGAAATTCTTgcctccagaacacctgcagaaGTGCAGACTATTAAACAGGTTTATCAGCAAG AGTATGAAGCTGACCTGGAGGATAAGATCATAGGAGAAACATCAGGCCATTTCCAGAggctgctggtggtgctgctgcag GCGAACAGAGATCCTGATGTTGGAGTTGATGAGGCTCTTGTTGAGCAGGATGCTCAG GTTTTGTTCAGAGCTGGGGAGCTGAAGTGGGGAACAGATGAAGAAAAGTTCATCACTATCTTGGGAACCCGCAGTGTTTCTCACTTGAGGAGGG TGTTTGACAAGTACATGACCATTTCTGGCTTCCAGATTGAAGAGACCATTGACCGGGAGACCTCTGGTGATTTGGAGAAGCTGCTTCTGGCAGTGG TGAAATGCATCCGAAGTGTGCCTGCCTATTTTGCTGAGACCCTGTATTATTCCATGAAG GGGGCTGGCACTGATGATGACACCCTGATCAGAGTCATGGTTTCAAGAAGTGAAGTTGATCTGCTGGATATTAGACGAGAATTCAGAAAGAATTTTGCGAAATCATTGTATCAAATGATTCAG AAAGACACATCCGGGGACTACAGGAAGgcgctgctgctcctctgcgGTGGCGATGATGACTGA